In one Natronoarchaeum mannanilyticum genomic region, the following are encoded:
- a CDS encoding glycoside hydrolase 5 family protein — protein sequence MVRRRTILRNGSTIAGSLALPGFASASSDTAASRPDDFLETNGTSFSIGRRSHYLSGTNNFWLADVWTTRDEVDAALDQAAALGLNTVRTWAFCAGREGHCFQPTKGEYNEAAFEHLDYVIEAAAKRGIRLILPLANNWGAYGGMEKYVEWSDTAEEHDDFYTDPEARQLYRDFVKKVVTRTNSISGIQYTEDPTVAMWELGNEPRAQQKGVDVLGDWIKEISGYIKDLDPNHLVSTGMEGFYNSDGDDWLRDGSQGTAYVDHHRIDTIDACSFHLYPDHWGVTPEYGTEWIEDHVRDARQRVGKPAYLGEFGIQVDRDASDAEQIARRNEIYDTWYDRLDDLDADGGVVWQLTLKKRAQYDDGFYVFPDDDRTTRRIERFANRMDAKSGRPLHADQKRRRTRHD from the coding sequence ATGGTACGAAGACGCACGATCCTACGCAACGGTAGTACAATCGCCGGCAGCCTAGCACTTCCTGGGTTTGCGTCGGCATCTTCTGACACAGCAGCGAGCCGACCGGACGACTTCCTCGAGACAAACGGGACATCGTTTTCGATTGGTAGGAGGTCCCACTATCTATCTGGGACGAACAACTTCTGGCTCGCAGATGTATGGACAACTCGAGATGAGGTCGATGCTGCACTTGATCAGGCCGCTGCGCTGGGGCTAAACACGGTCCGGACTTGGGCGTTCTGCGCTGGACGCGAGGGGCACTGCTTCCAGCCGACTAAGGGAGAATACAATGAGGCTGCCTTTGAACACCTCGACTATGTAATCGAAGCCGCGGCAAAACGAGGTATCCGCTTGATCCTTCCGCTTGCGAACAATTGGGGCGCTTACGGAGGTATGGAGAAGTATGTTGAGTGGTCCGACACAGCCGAGGAGCACGATGACTTCTACACCGACCCCGAGGCGCGACAGCTGTACCGCGACTTCGTTAAGAAGGTCGTGACACGCACGAACTCCATCTCGGGGATCCAGTACACCGAGGATCCGACTGTCGCGATGTGGGAACTCGGGAATGAACCGCGCGCCCAGCAGAAGGGCGTCGACGTACTCGGAGACTGGATCAAAGAGATATCAGGGTACATCAAAGACCTCGATCCAAACCACCTTGTGTCCACTGGAATGGAAGGCTTCTACAACAGCGATGGTGACGACTGGCTTCGCGACGGTTCTCAGGGAACTGCGTACGTCGATCACCACCGGATCGACACCATCGACGCGTGTTCGTTCCACCTCTACCCCGATCATTGGGGCGTTACCCCCGAGTACGGCACCGAATGGATCGAAGACCACGTCAGGGACGCCCGCCAACGGGTCGGGAAACCAGCCTACTTAGGCGAGTTCGGCATCCAGGTTGATCGAGATGCGAGCGATGCGGAGCAGATCGCCCGTCGGAACGAGATCTACGATACTTGGTACGATCGGCTCGACGACCTGGACGCCGACGGTGGCGTCGTCTGGCAGCTCACCCTCAAGAAGCGTGCTCAGTACGACGACGGGTTCTACGTGTTTCCTGACGACGACCGAACAACACGACGGATAGAGCGATTTGCTAACCGGATGGACGCCAAGTCCGGGCGCCCGCTTCACGCGGACCAGAAGCGACGCCGCACGAGGCATGATTGA
- a CDS encoding beta-mannosidase codes for MRVESLNGSWKLRQSETDDWFDASVPGGVYTDLLNAGEIPDPYYADNELDIQWVGKSDWVYRRTVTIDEGFLNEDRIRLRCAGLDTVATVRINGEVVGESANMHREYEFDVENALTSGENQVEITFHSPVEYSTRHSENYEYQVPTLRYPVDQPGRNFIRKAQCHYGWDWGPCLPTVGIWRDIELLAYSEPRIEYTKTAQNHETNNVELDVTVGLDAPSGDEVLIAAEVADAATREVVDVVEGHNEVTVALEVSDPDLWWPNGYGDQPLYDLTVAVDAESVLKPSDTDTVTADGGVTGAKSSIPEDPSHERSTRIGFRDLELVREPDQGDDGESFTFEVNGVPIFAKGANWIPADALYGRITRDRYDSLLDSAVDANMNMIRVWGGGYYERDGFYEACDERGLLVWQDFMFACALYPSDEEYLESVESEVRDQVRRLADHPSIALWCGNNEVEMGLESWFDDADELERLKQGYETLFYDVIGGAVAEEDDTRTYWPGSPSSGTGMQDPYQTNKGDIHYWDVWHDGADFEEYETVDPRFVSEFGYQSFPSVDALSSVLPDDELNPTAPLMEHHQRNEGGNRTILQRMAASFRIPFSFENFVYLSQVQQGLAMKVAIEHWRRLKPECMGTLYWQLNDLWPCASWSSIEYGGNWKALQHVSRRIYAPVLLSTRTGDDGVEIWLTNDERESLSGEVTVEAYTFDGELVDEVGKSVSVEALESDCVTTVNVDQLIDGVSREEAFLSVKFDGSDETYPAFEFFEEYKHLELPEPDIDIDVDKNEVTIQTDAAALFVEFDVPIDGRFSDNYFHLTPDEERTITFDPTESIEELEQRLTESLSVNHLRKTY; via the coding sequence ATGCGGGTAGAGTCGTTAAACGGCAGTTGGAAGTTACGCCAGTCGGAGACCGATGATTGGTTCGACGCATCGGTTCCCGGAGGAGTATACACAGATCTCCTAAATGCGGGCGAAATCCCTGATCCGTACTACGCTGATAATGAACTCGATATTCAGTGGGTCGGGAAGTCTGACTGGGTGTATAGACGCACCGTGACAATCGACGAGGGCTTCCTTAACGAGGATCGTATACGCTTACGCTGTGCAGGCCTTGACACCGTTGCGACGGTACGCATTAACGGTGAAGTCGTAGGTGAATCCGCGAATATGCACCGTGAGTACGAGTTTGATGTCGAGAACGCCCTCACATCTGGGGAGAATCAAGTGGAGATCACATTCCACTCCCCTGTCGAATATAGTACTCGCCACTCAGAGAATTACGAATATCAGGTCCCAACACTCCGATATCCGGTCGACCAGCCAGGGCGAAACTTCATCCGGAAAGCTCAGTGCCACTACGGCTGGGACTGGGGACCATGCCTCCCGACTGTCGGCATCTGGCGGGATATCGAACTTCTTGCATACTCCGAACCGCGGATCGAGTATACGAAGACAGCACAGAACCACGAAACCAACAACGTTGAACTCGACGTGACCGTCGGCCTCGACGCACCGTCTGGCGACGAAGTGTTGATAGCAGCTGAGGTTGCAGATGCGGCGACGCGTGAAGTCGTCGACGTCGTTGAGGGCCACAACGAGGTCACGGTAGCCCTGGAGGTTTCAGACCCCGATCTCTGGTGGCCGAACGGGTACGGCGACCAACCGCTCTACGATCTCACCGTAGCCGTCGATGCGGAATCCGTGCTGAAACCGAGCGACACGGACACAGTGACAGCAGACGGCGGCGTGACGGGGGCCAAATCGTCGATTCCGGAGGATCCATCACACGAACGCTCTACCCGAATCGGTTTCCGAGATCTCGAACTCGTCCGCGAACCGGATCAGGGGGATGACGGCGAGTCGTTCACGTTTGAGGTCAACGGGGTCCCGATATTCGCGAAAGGCGCCAACTGGATCCCGGCTGATGCGCTGTACGGGCGGATTACGCGCGATCGATATGATTCCTTGCTTGACAGCGCTGTCGATGCCAACATGAATATGATTCGCGTCTGGGGCGGCGGGTACTACGAGCGCGACGGTTTCTACGAGGCCTGCGACGAGCGCGGATTGCTCGTTTGGCAAGACTTCATGTTCGCGTGTGCGCTGTATCCCAGTGACGAGGAGTATCTAGAATCCGTCGAGTCAGAGGTCAGGGATCAAGTCCGTCGACTAGCTGACCATCCCTCGATCGCGCTCTGGTGCGGAAACAACGAGGTTGAGATGGGCCTCGAAAGCTGGTTTGACGATGCCGACGAACTGGAGCGATTGAAGCAGGGTTACGAGACGCTGTTCTACGACGTAATCGGCGGTGCCGTCGCCGAAGAGGACGATACCCGGACGTACTGGCCCGGGTCGCCGTCGAGCGGCACCGGAATGCAAGATCCCTATCAGACGAATAAGGGAGATATTCATTACTGGGATGTCTGGCACGACGGCGCAGATTTCGAAGAGTACGAGACGGTCGACCCGCGGTTTGTGTCGGAATTCGGCTACCAGTCGTTCCCCTCAGTCGACGCTCTCTCGTCGGTGCTCCCTGACGACGAGCTCAACCCAACTGCGCCGTTGATGGAGCACCACCAGCGCAATGAAGGTGGAAATCGGACGATTCTCCAGAGGATGGCCGCATCGTTCCGAATCCCGTTTAGCTTCGAGAACTTCGTTTATCTCAGTCAGGTACAGCAGGGTCTCGCGATGAAGGTCGCTATTGAACACTGGCGACGGCTAAAGCCAGAGTGTATGGGGACGCTGTACTGGCAGTTGAACGACCTCTGGCCCTGTGCGTCGTGGTCGTCTATCGAGTACGGCGGCAATTGGAAAGCGCTCCAGCACGTCAGTCGGCGCATCTACGCACCGGTCTTGCTCTCGACGAGGACGGGCGACGATGGTGTCGAGATTTGGCTTACGAACGACGAACGAGAATCCCTCTCTGGGGAAGTCACCGTTGAGGCCTACACCTTCGACGGAGAACTCGTAGACGAGGTTGGCAAGAGCGTCTCTGTTGAAGCGCTCGAAAGTGACTGCGTCACAACTGTCAATGTAGATCAGTTGATCGACGGCGTCTCTCGAGAAGAAGCGTTCCTCAGCGTCAAGTTTGACGGGAGTGACGAGACGTACCCTGCGTTCGAGTTCTTTGAGGAGTACAAACATCTCGAGCTACCGGAGCCGGATATCGACATCGACGTCGATAAGAACGAGGTGACGATCCAGACGGATGCCGCGGCACTGTTCGTCGAATTCGACGTTCCGATTGACGGCCGGTTCTCGGACAACTACTTCCACCTGACACCTGACGAGGAGCGGACGATTACGTTCGACCCCACAGAATCCATCGAAGAGCTCGAACAGAGACTCACTGAGAGTCTATCGGTAAACCACCTCCGCAAAACGTACTAA
- a CDS encoding mannonate dehydratase: MQLSLVLPPTPDERWDKAKQIGVENAVYHSLELGNGRRPSKYDELLRIVNRYRDHGIEPAAFEGSVPLTDTTRLAKEGRDAEIDEFCRFLRNLGELDVNVVCYDWMAGLRWARTSITTPSRGNSLTTSYSDKQMRRGPPPAVARSTTADDLWENLEYFLERVVPVAEEAGVKLGLHPDDPPTGDVRGMPRIINSPEAYKRVLNIVDSQYNGITFCQGNFSAMGADIPSTIRQFADRINFVHFRDVEGDPDSFTEMWHDDGPTDMAAAIEAYRDIGFDGPIRPDHVPTMAGEDNSTPGYHLSGKLFASGYIRGLLDATDPSADERSPVAESK, from the coding sequence ATGCAACTTTCCCTCGTCCTCCCGCCGACTCCTGACGAACGGTGGGATAAGGCTAAGCAGATCGGTGTCGAAAACGCGGTGTATCACTCACTCGAACTCGGCAATGGCCGCCGCCCGTCGAAGTACGACGAACTACTCCGCATTGTCAACCGGTACCGCGATCATGGGATCGAACCCGCCGCGTTCGAGGGAAGTGTACCGTTGACCGATACTACGCGACTTGCGAAGGAGGGTCGAGACGCCGAGATTGACGAATTCTGTCGATTCCTGCGGAACCTCGGCGAACTTGATGTCAATGTTGTGTGTTACGACTGGATGGCGGGGCTACGGTGGGCTCGGACTTCCATCACGACGCCAAGTCGAGGCAATTCGCTTACTACCTCGTACAGCGACAAACAGATGCGGCGTGGACCCCCACCTGCTGTAGCACGCTCGACAACGGCAGACGACCTCTGGGAGAACTTAGAATACTTTCTCGAACGCGTCGTTCCAGTCGCCGAAGAGGCAGGCGTAAAACTCGGACTGCATCCCGACGACCCGCCAACTGGAGACGTTCGCGGGATGCCGCGCATTATCAACTCACCAGAGGCGTACAAGCGTGTACTCAATATCGTCGATTCACAGTACAACGGTATCACATTCTGCCAAGGCAATTTTTCGGCGATGGGTGCTGACATCCCATCGACGATCCGCCAGTTTGCTGACCGGATCAATTTCGTCCACTTCCGCGACGTCGAGGGAGATCCCGACAGCTTCACCGAGATGTGGCACGATGACGGGCCGACTGACATGGCTGCCGCCATTGAGGCGTATCGCGATATCGGCTTCGACGGTCCAATCCGACCGGACCACGTTCCGACGATGGCCGGTGAAGACAATTCAACTCCTGGATACCACCTCTCCGGGAAGTTATTCGCCAGCGGATACATTCGAGGCCTGCTAGACGCGACCGACCCGTCTGCCGACGAGCGGAGCCCAGTTGCCGAAAGCAAATAG
- a CDS encoding universal stress protein → MQRGLVIAEDSQKGRKLLNEAAAAARGSDCGLVVLSIIHPESFAADVETLEAIGDVEDTHYDENNVLDAERNSVQSIVADSIDDGNLEITYRVSVASQDELVKEVLKTAQNTECDHLFTCGNQRSPTGKAIFGDSTQQLLLEFPGPVTVALD, encoded by the coding sequence ATGCAGCGTGGATTAGTCATCGCAGAAGATAGCCAGAAGGGTAGAAAACTACTAAATGAAGCAGCTGCGGCCGCTCGTGGTAGCGATTGCGGGCTAGTTGTCCTATCCATCATCCATCCAGAGTCCTTTGCAGCTGATGTCGAGACTCTGGAAGCGATCGGCGACGTTGAGGACACGCATTATGACGAGAACAACGTATTGGATGCTGAGAGAAACTCCGTTCAGTCTATAGTCGCCGATAGCATTGATGACGGGAATTTGGAAATAACGTACCGTGTCAGTGTAGCATCGCAAGACGAGCTCGTAAAAGAGGTCCTCAAAACTGCACAAAATACTGAGTGCGATCATCTATTCACCTGCGGTAATCAACGCTCTCCAACTGGAAAAGCGATTTTCGGAGATAGTACGCAACAACTTCTTCTTGAGTTTCCCGGCCCGGTGACAGTGGCTCTCGACTGA
- a CDS encoding integrase: MELGTADANPGDDGEKTPLDAPLDEFLGDKAKTEDPETGERSGAYASQLATTVPKWIDWTRDHGVEYLEDLDSQTIGRWAQYLNRRVKAHDADSGITRASAWTYYNLVSAYLTYCREWEFLDENPAKAAVVKNAMPDRPSGGSKDQQFWSPSQRQTLLQYVDERAHAAIDENGSDATTEVRDRALCYLLGYSGIRGAEVLSHPATDRDGRNGAPWSALDLEAATISIYGKSQEWEQAPLTDKPIPALERWRDVLDPATDAWPLFPTSHRPSLWNALRDQLEQRGHDDIDKLLDPYDDVLNAYCEYDCVPPALTTPGGRTLLKRLSKSADVDTSDDSKDYLTLHGARRGAGEMYYREEGASAAQRALRHADPSTTSEMYSHIEASELSEVGSDVFSNE; encoded by the coding sequence ATGGAACTTGGAACTGCAGACGCTAACCCTGGGGATGACGGCGAGAAAACCCCACTCGACGCGCCGCTTGACGAGTTCCTCGGCGACAAAGCAAAAACCGAGGATCCAGAGACCGGCGAGCGCTCGGGCGCGTACGCGAGCCAGCTCGCGACGACTGTTCCGAAGTGGATCGACTGGACGCGCGATCACGGCGTCGAGTATCTGGAGGATCTGGACTCACAGACGATCGGTCGGTGGGCACAGTACCTCAATCGGCGCGTCAAGGCTCACGACGCCGACAGCGGCATCACCCGCGCGTCGGCGTGGACGTACTACAATCTCGTCTCGGCGTACCTCACGTACTGTCGCGAGTGGGAGTTCCTCGACGAGAATCCGGCCAAAGCGGCGGTCGTCAAGAACGCGATGCCCGACCGACCAAGTGGCGGGTCGAAGGACCAACAGTTCTGGTCGCCGTCTCAGCGCCAGACGCTACTACAGTACGTCGACGAGCGGGCCCACGCGGCGATCGACGAGAACGGTAGCGACGCCACCACAGAGGTCCGAGATCGGGCGTTGTGCTACCTGCTTGGCTACTCCGGCATTCGCGGTGCCGAGGTCCTGTCGCACCCGGCCACCGACCGCGACGGCCGAAACGGGGCGCCGTGGAGCGCGCTCGATCTTGAGGCGGCAACGATCTCCATCTACGGCAAAAGCCAGGAGTGGGAACAGGCGCCGCTGACCGACAAGCCGATCCCGGCCCTCGAACGCTGGCGCGACGTACTTGACCCCGCTACCGACGCGTGGCCGCTGTTTCCGACCTCGCATCGACCGTCATTGTGGAACGCGCTTCGCGACCAGCTCGAACAGCGCGGCCACGACGATATCGACAAGCTACTTGATCCCTACGACGACGTGCTAAACGCCTACTGCGAGTATGATTGCGTGCCGCCAGCACTAACCACACCCGGTGGGCGAACCCTCCTCAAGCGGTTAAGCAAGTCGGCTGATGTCGACACCAGCGACGACTCGAAAGACTATCTCACGCTGCATGGCGCCCGTCGTGGCGCCGGTGAGATGTACTACCGCGAGGAAGGAGCGTCCGCTGCCCAGCGGGCGCTACGGCACGCCGATCCGTCGACGACGAGCGAGATGTACAGCCACATCGAAGCGAGCGAACTCTCCGAGGTTGGGAGCGACGTGTTTAGTAACGAGTAG
- a CDS encoding CBM35 domain-containing protein translates to MYKRRDVLKSSAIGTTLGIGVLASSSTTTATGASFGDGVNLQPAYYCSGDQNLGWDLMTDHPDIETVRIEIEPPSGGETSADLSDIRRWIDEANNNGYQVIATYHHWPNNGSGDPQDLQDAADWWVENYNYLSQNSSFIINLHNEWGTHSVSASEYGNAYDSALNRLRDSAYDGTVICDVPGYGQEPQIAADSVDYISDDDIAFSVHVYAKAWNEYAGAPLQESHLDYLDTNQPYPCLIGEFGPLGPDDRTDWSAVVDHAKSLGWPVLGWAWNGDGESDPMNMTSPFWGDNCSTTSYSKTSYFDTVYDKLGSGSTGGGGETTTHYLNAEYYSLDGVSTSTSRAGYWGDAYVTGFDSSGDSVTMNFDAATSGERTVKIRYAAPYDDKKSNLYINGQSAGQISLPYTTSFQQTTIGAHHFDAGYNEITIEKGWGYYDIDAIIVE, encoded by the coding sequence ATGTACAAACGACGTGACGTACTCAAGTCCTCCGCGATAGGGACGACGCTTGGTATCGGCGTACTAGCAAGCAGTTCGACGACGACCGCGACAGGCGCATCGTTCGGTGACGGCGTGAATCTCCAGCCCGCCTACTACTGCAGCGGCGATCAGAACTTAGGCTGGGATCTGATGACCGATCACCCGGACATCGAAACCGTTCGAATCGAGATCGAACCGCCGAGCGGTGGCGAGACGAGCGCGGACCTGTCCGATATCCGGCGGTGGATCGACGAGGCGAACAACAACGGATATCAGGTCATCGCGACCTATCATCACTGGCCGAATAACGGATCTGGAGACCCACAGGACTTGCAGGACGCGGCAGACTGGTGGGTCGAGAACTACAACTATCTCTCGCAAAACTCGTCGTTCATCATCAACCTTCACAACGAGTGGGGGACTCACAGCGTATCGGCGTCCGAGTACGGCAATGCGTACGACAGTGCGCTCAATAGGCTCCGAGACAGCGCCTACGACGGAACCGTAATCTGCGACGTCCCCGGGTATGGGCAGGAACCGCAGATCGCCGCCGACAGCGTCGACTACATTAGTGACGACGACATCGCGTTCTCCGTGCACGTGTACGCAAAGGCGTGGAACGAGTATGCTGGGGCGCCGCTGCAGGAGTCGCACCTGGATTATCTCGATACGAACCAGCCATATCCATGTCTGATCGGAGAATTCGGCCCGCTTGGGCCAGACGACCGGACCGACTGGTCAGCCGTCGTTGATCACGCAAAGTCTCTGGGCTGGCCGGTACTCGGCTGGGCCTGGAATGGCGACGGCGAGTCCGATCCCATGAACATGACTTCGCCATTCTGGGGAGACAATTGCAGTACAACGTCCTACTCGAAGACCTCATATTTCGATACGGTGTACGATAAGCTCGGTAGTGGAAGTACCGGTGGTGGTGGGGAGACGACGACTCACTATCTGAACGCCGAGTATTATTCGCTTGACGGCGTTTCGACGTCGACTAGTCGGGCGGGTTACTGGGGCGATGCGTACGTCACAGGCTTCGATAGCTCAGGGGACTCCGTCACGATGAATTTTGACGCAGCGACCAGCGGGGAACGAACCGTCAAGATCCGGTATGCTGCTCCGTACGACGACAAAAAGAGCAATCTGTACATTAACGGTCAGTCAGCTGGACAGATATCGCTCCCGTACACAACCTCGTTCCAGCAGACAACCATTGGTGCCCACCACTTCGACGCGGGATATAATGAGATCACTATAGAGAAAGGTTGGGGGTACTACGATATCGACGCGATCATCGTCGAGTAA
- a CDS encoding IclR family transcriptional regulator, protein MPEETTGDRGKTIQSVESALEVVEVIRQKERAGVTEIANELDRSKSTVHHYVTTLVKHDYLDKVEGEYQLSLRFLTLGGQVRERERLYHLGKDDVEELAQETGEQARLIVERNGSGITLYQATGDRVTEPITHVGSIEELYCTAAGKVFLAELSDDELDSYLEEVSFTPYTESTITDADELRREIEEIRDRGVAFDDEERYEGYRCVASAISTEARELFGALSVSAPVERMDKERFRTAVPNQLQNVAGVVEINTTYSEWTDVL, encoded by the coding sequence ATGCCAGAAGAAACCACCGGGGATCGCGGAAAGACGATCCAGTCTGTCGAGTCAGCACTGGAGGTTGTTGAGGTCATCCGCCAGAAGGAGCGGGCAGGCGTTACTGAGATAGCGAACGAACTCGATCGCTCCAAGAGTACAGTCCACCACTATGTGACGACACTCGTCAAACATGACTATCTAGACAAGGTCGAAGGGGAGTATCAGCTCAGTCTGCGGTTTCTCACGCTCGGCGGACAGGTTCGCGAACGCGAGCGGTTGTATCACCTCGGAAAAGACGATGTCGAAGAGCTCGCACAGGAAACAGGGGAACAAGCCCGCCTCATCGTCGAACGCAACGGATCCGGCATTACGCTCTATCAGGCGACCGGAGACCGCGTCACGGAGCCGATAACGCACGTGGGCAGTATTGAGGAGCTCTACTGTACGGCAGCAGGTAAAGTGTTCTTGGCCGAACTCTCTGATGACGAGCTTGATTCGTACCTTGAGGAAGTCTCTTTCACGCCCTACACCGAGAGTACGATTACTGATGCCGACGAACTACGAAGAGAAATAGAAGAAATCAGGGACCGAGGAGTTGCGTTTGACGATGAAGAACGGTATGAAGGATACCGATGCGTAGCTTCTGCTATCAGCACGGAGGCAAGGGAACTGTTCGGCGCCCTTAGTGTCTCTGCACCGGTTGAGCGGATGGACAAAGAGAGGTTCCGTACCGCTGTACCAAACCAACTCCAGAACGTTGCTGGTGTTGTCGAGATCAACACGACGTACTCCGAGTGGACGGATGTGCTCTGA